TGCTCCTGATCAGCTCCATCCAGATGCTGAATGCGCAGCCGGCCGAGTCGCGCAAGGAAGACCTCAGCGAAGGCTCCAGCAAGCTCAGCGCCGGTGCCAGCATTGCCGTCGTGCCACTGACCATCCCCCTGCTGACCGGCCCGGCCACCATTTCCACCATGGTGATCTACGCCGAAAAGACCCGCCACTGGTGGGAGCTGGCCATCCTGGTCGGCTACGGCGTGGTGGTCGGCCTGGTGACCTTCGGCGTGTTCTCGACCGCCGGCCGCATCGCCCGCGTGCTGGGCCAGACCGGCATCAACATCATGACCCGGCTGATGGGTCTGATCCTGGCCGCGCTGGCGGTGGAGCTGCTGGCCGACGGCCTGATCAAGCTCTTCCCGGTGCTGGCCTCGCATCTGGCGCGCTGAAGCCCGCTGCGCCGCCGCCATGTTCGACTACATCATCGTGGGCGCCGGCACGGCCGGCTGCCTGCTGGCCAACCGGCTCTCGGCCGACCCGAGCAAGCGCGTGCTGCTGCTGGAGGCCGGCGGCCGGGACGATTACCACTGGATCCACATCCCGGTCGGCTATCTGCACTGCATCGGCAACCCGCGCACCGACTGGCTGTTCCAGACCGAGGCGGAGCCCGGCCTCAACGGCCGCAGCCTGCGCTACCCGCGTGGCAAGGTGCTGGGCGGCTGCTCCAGCATCAACGGCATGATCTATATGCGCGGCCAGGCGCGCGACTACGAGGCCTGGGCGGCGGCCACCGGCGACCCGGCCTGGCGCTGGCAAGCCTGCCTGCCCGATTTCATCAAGCACGAAGACCACTGGCGCCTGGACGACAACGCCACCCGCGCCAGCCCCGGCTTCAAGGCCGCCCATGGCCACGGCGGCGAATGGCGGGTCGAGCGCCAGCGCCTGCGCTGGGACATCCTCGATGCCTTTGCCGCGGCCGCCGTGCAGGCCGGCATCCCAGCCAGCGATGACTTCAACGCCGGCAGCAACGAGGGCGTGGGCTATTTCGAGGTCAACCAGCGCGCCGGCCTGCGCTGGAACACGACCAAGGCCTTTCTGCGCCCGACCTGCTATGCCCGGCCCAACTTCGAACTCTGGACCGGTGCGGCCGTGCAGCGCCTGACACTGGCGCGCGCGGAGAGCGGTGCGTTGCAGTGCGAAGGCGCCGAAGTGCGCACGCCGCGTGGCCAGGAAAGCGTCGCGCTGAACCCCGGTGGCGAGCTGATCCTGGCGGCCGGCGCCATCGGCTCACCGCAGCTTTTGCAGCTCTCGGGTCTGGGGCCGGCTGACTTGCTGCAATCCTTGGGCATCGCCGTGCAGCAGGACCTGCCCGGGGTCGGCGCCAATCTGCAAGACCATTTGCAGATCCGCAGCATCTACAAGGTCGAGGGCGCGCTCACCCTCAACACCTTGACGCAAAGCTGGTGGGGCAAGGCCAAGATCGGGCTCGAATACCTGATCAAGCGCAGCGGGCCGATGAGCATGGCGCCCTCGCAGCTGGGCGCGTTTGCGCGCAGCGGCCTCGATCCGGACGGGCCAGATCTGGAGTACCACGTGCAGCCGCTCTCGCTGGAGGCCTTCGGCCAGCCTCTGCACCCCTTCAATGCCTTCACCGCCAGCGTCTGCCAGCTGAACCCGACGAGCCGCGGCACGGTGCAGATCCGCTCGCCCGATGCGAGCGAGGCACCGCGCATCCAGCCCAACTACCTCGCCACCGAGCACGACCGGCGCGTGGCCGCCGCCGCCCTGCGCCTGACGCGCCAGATCGTGGCCCAGCCAGCCCTGGCCGCCCACCGGCCCGAAGAGATCAAGCCCGGCCCACAGCTGGAAAGCGAAGAAGAGCTGGCGCGCGCTGCGGGCGACATCGGCACCACCATCTTCCACCCGGTGGGCACCTGCAAGATGGGCCGCGCCGAAGACGCCATGGCCGTAGTGGACAGCCGGCTGCGCGTGCGCGGCGTGGCCGGGCTGCGCGTGGTCGATGCCAGCGTCATGCCCAACATCACCAGCGGCAACACCAATTCACCGACGCTGATGATTGCGGAGAAGGCCGCGGCCTGGATCCTGGCCGGGGCCTGACGGCCCCTGCCGCCCTCAGCTCTTGGTGCTGAAACGCTGCTCCAGATAGGC
This region of Paucibacter aquatile genomic DNA includes:
- a CDS encoding GMC family oxidoreductase gives rise to the protein MFDYIIVGAGTAGCLLANRLSADPSKRVLLLEAGGRDDYHWIHIPVGYLHCIGNPRTDWLFQTEAEPGLNGRSLRYPRGKVLGGCSSINGMIYMRGQARDYEAWAAATGDPAWRWQACLPDFIKHEDHWRLDDNATRASPGFKAAHGHGGEWRVERQRLRWDILDAFAAAAVQAGIPASDDFNAGSNEGVGYFEVNQRAGLRWNTTKAFLRPTCYARPNFELWTGAAVQRLTLARAESGALQCEGAEVRTPRGQESVALNPGGELILAAGAIGSPQLLQLSGLGPADLLQSLGIAVQQDLPGVGANLQDHLQIRSIYKVEGALTLNTLTQSWWGKAKIGLEYLIKRSGPMSMAPSQLGAFARSGLDPDGPDLEYHVQPLSLEAFGQPLHPFNAFTASVCQLNPTSRGTVQIRSPDASEAPRIQPNYLATEHDRRVAAAALRLTRQIVAQPALAAHRPEEIKPGPQLESEEELARAAGDIGTTIFHPVGTCKMGRAEDAMAVVDSRLRVRGVAGLRVVDASVMPNITSGNTNSPTLMIAEKAAAWILAGA
- a CDS encoding MarC family protein, which produces MDIYKPLVALLAIVNPIGVIPFFIHFTTGFNRQQRQHTIRVSSFSAFLVISISALFGLKVIEFFGISLASFQVGGGTLLLISSIQMLNAQPAESRKEDLSEGSSKLSAGASIAVVPLTIPLLTGPATISTMVIYAEKTRHWWELAILVGYGVVVGLVTFGVFSTAGRIARVLGQTGINIMTRLMGLILAALAVELLADGLIKLFPVLASHLAR